A window of the Lagopus muta isolate bLagMut1 chromosome 1, bLagMut1 primary, whole genome shotgun sequence genome harbors these coding sequences:
- the DHTKD1 gene encoding 2-oxoadipate dehydrogenase complex component E1 has protein sequence MAASVARCALLRWPWRAGSRRWYRTERGVYGYKPRKAVGESSAEPRGAGESGKAVDHALARLITAYSEHGHKAAKINPLFAGQAVMNVVPEIQELTEVLQGPLITTGLLNMGKEEASVEDVLAYLDHVYCGHISIETSQLPTLEERKWFTKRFEELKQEAFMTEEKKHLCKLMLESQEFDRFLATKFATVKRYGGEGAESMMGFFHELFKMCAYSGVTDIILGMPHRGRLNLLTGLLQLPPELMFRKMRGLSEFPENSAAIGDVLSHLTSSVDLDFGSHRPVHVTLLPNPSHLEAINPVAVGKTRGRQQSLLDGDYSPESSAQPGDKVICLQVHGDGAFSGQGIVPETLTLSNLPHFRVGGSIHLIVNNQLGYTTPPERGRSSLYCSDIGKIVGCAVIHVNGDDPEEVVRATRLAVEYQRQFRRDVIVDLLCYRQWGHNELDEPFFTNPSMYKIIRSRKSIPDTYAEHLVAAGLMTDVEVSEIKTTYYSKLNDHLANMTLYSPPPTNLQAHWKGLVEPSAKITTWDTGMPIPLLQFIGVKSVEVPEELQMHSHLLKTYAQSRVQKMEEGKKLDWATAETLAFGSLLSQGFNIRLSGQDVGRGTFSQRHAMLVCQETDDTYIPLNHMSPDQKGFLEVSNSPLSEEAVLGFEYGMSIESPKLLPIWEAQFGDFFNGAQIIFDTFISGGEAKWLLQSGIVILLPHGYDGAGPEHSSCRMERFLQMCDSSEEGVDGDQVNMSVVHPTTPAQYFHLLRRQMVRNFRKPLIVASPKVLLRLPAAVSSFEEMAPRTTFKPVIGDSSVDPRSVTHVVFCSGKHYYALVKQRETVGEKQHNIAILRLEELCPFPLEALQQELSRYSRAKVFIWSQEEPQNMGPWSFVSPRFEKQLGVKLRLVSRPPLPAPAVGIGTLHHQQQEDILTNTFI, from the exons TTGATCATGCCCTTGCTCGTTTAATAACTGCGTACTCTGAACATGGACACAAAGCAGCCAAAATAAACCCACTGTTTGCTGGGCAAGCTGTTATGAATGTGGTACCTGAAATCCAAGAGTTGACTGAAGTTCTTCAAGGGCCTCTCATTACCACAG GGCTTCTCAACATGGGAAAAGAAGAGGCTTCTGTAGAGGATGTGTTGGCTTACCTTGACCATGTGTACTGCGGGcatatttccatagaaacaagCCAGCTTCCAACCTTGGAGGAGAGAAAATGGTTTACTAAAAGATTTGAAGAACTGAAACAAGAAGCTTTTatgactgaagagaaaaagcacttGTGCAAACTGATGTTGGAGTCACAG GAGTTTGATCGCTTCTTAGCCACCAAGTTTGCTACAGTGAAGCGATACGGCGGTGAAGGAGCAGAGAGCATGATGGGCTTCTTCCATGAATTGTTTAAGATGTGTGCGTACAGTGGTGTGACAGATATCATTCTTGGAATGCCTCACCGTGGAAGACTTAATCTTCTCACAGGCTTGCTTCAGCTTCCACCAGAG CTCATGTTCCGTAAGATGCGTGGTTTGAGTGAGTTTCCAGAGAATTCAGCAGCCATTGGGGACGTTCTCTCCCACCTGACATCTTCTGTGGATCTTGACTTTGGTTCGCACAGGCCTGTGCATGTCACCTTGCTACCAAACCCCTCACACTTAGAAGCAATCAATCCAGTGGCCGTGGGCAAGACACGAGGAAGACAGCAGTCTCTGCTCGATGGAGATTACTCCCCAGagagctctgcacagcctggaGACAAAGTTATTTGCCTGCAG GTTCATGGTGATGGTGCTTTCTCTGGGCAGGGGATTGTTCCTGAAACACTGACCCTCTCCAATCTACCACATTTCAGAGTTGGTGGGAGCATCCATTTGATTGTTAATAACCAGTTGGGTTACACCACTCCTCCAGAGCGAGGAAGATCATCACTGTACTGTAGTGACATTG GTAAAATTGTTGGATGTGCAGTTATCCATGTCAATGGGGACGATCCTGAGGAAGTTGTCCGTGCCACACGACTGGCAGTTGAGTACCAACGCCAGTTCCGCAGGGATGTGATAGTAGACTTGCTTTGCTACAGACAGTGGGGCCACAATGAACTTGATGAGCCATTCTTCACCAACCCTAGCATGTACAAAATCATCAG ATCCCGTAAGAGCATCCCAGACACGTACGCAGAACACCTCGTAGCTGCTGGGCTCATGACTGATGTTGAAGTATCTGAGATAAAGACGACCTACTATTCCAAACTAAACGACCATCTTGCCAACATGACTTTGTATAGTCCACCTCCTACCAACCTGCAGGCTCACTGGAAAGGTTTGGTTGAACCTTCTGCTAAAATCACCACTTGGGACACAGGTATGCCAATACCACTCCTGCAGTTTATTGGAGTCAAGTCTGTAGAAGTGCCTGAAGAGCTCCAGATGCACAGCCATCTTCTAAAGACGTATGCACAG TCAAGAGTTCAAAagatggaggaaggaaaaaagctggACTGGGCAACAGCTGAAACTTTAGCATTTGGTTCCCTGCTGAGCCAAG GATTTAACATCAGACTAAGTGGACAAGATGTGGGCAGAGGAACCTTTAGCCAGCGACATGCGATGTTGGTTTGCCAAGAAACAGATGACACCTACATTCCTCTGAATCACATGTCCCCAGACCAGAAGGGTTTCTTAGAG GTGAGTAACAGTCCCTTGTCTGAGGAAGCTGTACTTGGTTTTGAATATGGAATGAGTATTGAGAGTCCTAAGTTACTGCCAATTTGGGAAGCTCAATTTGGAGACTTCTTTAATGGAGCCCAGATAATATTTGACACTTTCATCTCTGGAG GTGAGGCCAAATGGCTTCTGCAGAGTGGGATAGTAATTCTTCTTCCCCATGGCTATGATGGTGCAGGTCCTGAGCACTCATCCTGCCGGATGGAACGTTTCCTGCAG ATGTGTGACAGCTCAGAGGAAGGAGTTGATGGGGACCAAGTGAACATGTCAGTTGTGCATCCCACCACCCCAGCACAGTATTTCCATTTACTCCGGAGGCAAATGGTCCGAAACTTTAGGAAACCTCTCATTGTTGCTTCTCCAAAAGTGTTACTCAGGCTCCCT GCTGCTGTATCAAGTTTTGAAGAAATGGCTCCGAGAACAACATTCAAACCTGTCATCGGTGACTCCTCAGTAGATCCTAGAAG tgtCACCCATGTGGTGTTCTGTTCTGGTAAGCATTACTATGCTCTGGTGAAGCAAAGAGAGACAGTAGGAGAAAAGCAACACAACATAGCTATTTTAAGACTTGAAGAACTGTGTCCTTTCCCACTGGAAGCTCTGcagcaagagctgagcagaTACAGTCGTGCCAAAG TCTTCATCTGGAGTCAGGAAGAGCCACAGAATATGGGTCCTTGGTCTTTTGTGTCACCACGGTTTGAAAAGCAGCTGGGAGTTAAG CTCCGTCTTGTGAGTAGACCTCCTTTACCAGCCCCAGCAGTTGGCATTGGAACCCTGCACCACCAACAGCAGGAAGACATTCTTACCAACACATTTATCTAA
- the SEC61A2 gene encoding protein transport protein Sec61 subunit alpha isoform X1: MGIKFLEVIKPFCAVLPEIQKPERKIQFREKVLWTAITLFIFLVCCQIPLFGIMSSDSADPFYWMRVILASNRGTLMELGISPIVTSGLIMQLLAGAKIIEVGDTPKDRALFNGAQKLFGMIITIGQAIVYVMTGMYGDPAEMGAGICLLIIIQLFVAGLIVLLLDELLQKGYGLGSGISLFIATNICETIVWKAFSPTTINTGRGTEFEGAVIALFHLLATRTDKVRALREAFYRQNLPNLMNLIATVFVFAVVIYFQGFRVDLPIKSARYRGQYSSYPIKLFYTSNIPIILQSALVSNLYVISQMLSVRFSGNFLVNLLGQWADVSGGGPARSYPVGGLCYYLSPPESMGAIFEDPVHVIVYIIFMLGSCAFFSKTWIEVSGSSAKDVAKQLKEQQMVMRGHRDTSMVHELNRYIPTAAAFGGLCIGALSVLADFLGAIGSGTGILLAVTIIYQYFEIFVKEQAEVGGVGALFF, from the exons atGGGCA TTAAATTTTTAGAAGTTATTAAGCCATTCTGTGCAGTTTTACCTGAAATCCAGAAGCCAGAAAGAAAG ATCCAGTTCAGAGAGAAGGTGCTATGGACAGCCATcactctcttcattttcttagtGTGCTGTCAG ATACCTTTATTTGGAATCATGTCATCAGATTCAGCAGATCCTTTCTACTGGATGCGAGTCATTCTTGCATCAAACAGAG GTACGTTGATGGAATTGGGTATCTCTCCCATTGTGACCTCTGGTTTGATCATGCAGCTGCTAGCTGGAGCAAAGATCATTGAAGTCGGTGATACGCCGAAAGACAGAGCCTTGTTCAATGGAGCTCAGAAAC TATTTGGGATGATTATTACCATTGGGCAAGCCATTGTCTATGTTATGACTGGAATGTATGGAGATCCTGCTGAAATGGGTGCTGGCATTTGCCTTCTCATTATAATTCAG CTATTTGTTGCTGGCTTGATTGTGCTGCTGTTAGATGAGTTGCTACAGAAAGGTTATGGGTTGGGATCTGGTATTTCCCTCTTTATTGCTACCAATATCTGTGAAACCATTGTCTGGAAGGCGTTTAGTCCCACTACCATCAACACTGGCAGAG gaacAGAGTTTGAAGGTGCTGTGATTGCATTGTTTCATCTTCTGGCTACGCGAACCGACAAAGTCCGCGCCTTGCGGGAGGCTTTTTATCGACAGAATTTGCCCAACCTCATGAATTTGATTGCTACAGTCTTTGTATTTGCTGTAGTCATCTATTTTCAg GGCTTTCGTGTTGATTTGCCCATCAAGTCTGCCCGGTACCGAGGGCAGTACAGTAGCTACCCCATCAAGCTCTTCTACACCTCCAACATTCCCATCATTCTGCAGTCTGCCTTAGTTTCAAACCTCTATGTTATTTCCCAGATGTTGTCTGTTCGTTTTAGTGGCAACTTCTTGGTGAACTTACTAGGACAGTGGGCA GATGTGAGTGGCGGCGGCCCTGCTCGTTCTTACCCTGTTGGTGGTCTGTGCTACTACTTGTCCCCTCCAGAATCCATGGGTGCAATATTTGAGGATCCTGTCCATGTAATCgtttatataatttttatgtTGGGCTCCTGCGCTTTTTTCTCGAAGACTTGGATTGAAGTGTCTGGTTCATCAGCAAAAGAT GTTGCCAAGCAACTCAAGGAACAGCAAATGGTGATGAGAGGCCACAGGGATACTTCAATGGTTCATGAGCTTAACAG GTATATCCCTACAGCAGCTGCGTTTGGTGGTTTGTGCATTGGTGCCCTTTCAGTTCTGGCTGACTTTCTAGGAGCCATTGGGTCAGGCACTGGCATTCTGCTTGCAGTCACCATTATTTatcagtattttgaaatatttgtaaaagaacAGGCAGAAGTTGGAGGAGTAGGAGCGTTATTTTTCTAG
- the SEC61A2 gene encoding protein transport protein Sec61 subunit alpha isoform X2, which yields MSSDSADPFYWMRVILASNRGTLMELGISPIVTSGLIMQLLAGAKIIEVGDTPKDRALFNGAQKLFGMIITIGQAIVYVMTGMYGDPAEMGAGICLLIIIQLFVAGLIVLLLDELLQKGYGLGSGISLFIATNICETIVWKAFSPTTINTGRGTEFEGAVIALFHLLATRTDKVRALREAFYRQNLPNLMNLIATVFVFAVVIYFQGFRVDLPIKSARYRGQYSSYPIKLFYTSNIPIILQSALVSNLYVISQMLSVRFSGNFLVNLLGQWADVSGGGPARSYPVGGLCYYLSPPESMGAIFEDPVHVIVYIIFMLGSCAFFSKTWIEVSGSSAKDVAKQLKEQQMVMRGHRDTSMVHELNRYIPTAAAFGGLCIGALSVLADFLGAIGSGTGILLAVTIIYQYFEIFVKEQAEVGGVGALFF from the exons ATGTCATCAGATTCAGCAGATCCTTTCTACTGGATGCGAGTCATTCTTGCATCAAACAGAG GTACGTTGATGGAATTGGGTATCTCTCCCATTGTGACCTCTGGTTTGATCATGCAGCTGCTAGCTGGAGCAAAGATCATTGAAGTCGGTGATACGCCGAAAGACAGAGCCTTGTTCAATGGAGCTCAGAAAC TATTTGGGATGATTATTACCATTGGGCAAGCCATTGTCTATGTTATGACTGGAATGTATGGAGATCCTGCTGAAATGGGTGCTGGCATTTGCCTTCTCATTATAATTCAG CTATTTGTTGCTGGCTTGATTGTGCTGCTGTTAGATGAGTTGCTACAGAAAGGTTATGGGTTGGGATCTGGTATTTCCCTCTTTATTGCTACCAATATCTGTGAAACCATTGTCTGGAAGGCGTTTAGTCCCACTACCATCAACACTGGCAGAG gaacAGAGTTTGAAGGTGCTGTGATTGCATTGTTTCATCTTCTGGCTACGCGAACCGACAAAGTCCGCGCCTTGCGGGAGGCTTTTTATCGACAGAATTTGCCCAACCTCATGAATTTGATTGCTACAGTCTTTGTATTTGCTGTAGTCATCTATTTTCAg GGCTTTCGTGTTGATTTGCCCATCAAGTCTGCCCGGTACCGAGGGCAGTACAGTAGCTACCCCATCAAGCTCTTCTACACCTCCAACATTCCCATCATTCTGCAGTCTGCCTTAGTTTCAAACCTCTATGTTATTTCCCAGATGTTGTCTGTTCGTTTTAGTGGCAACTTCTTGGTGAACTTACTAGGACAGTGGGCA GATGTGAGTGGCGGCGGCCCTGCTCGTTCTTACCCTGTTGGTGGTCTGTGCTACTACTTGTCCCCTCCAGAATCCATGGGTGCAATATTTGAGGATCCTGTCCATGTAATCgtttatataatttttatgtTGGGCTCCTGCGCTTTTTTCTCGAAGACTTGGATTGAAGTGTCTGGTTCATCAGCAAAAGAT GTTGCCAAGCAACTCAAGGAACAGCAAATGGTGATGAGAGGCCACAGGGATACTTCAATGGTTCATGAGCTTAACAG GTATATCCCTACAGCAGCTGCGTTTGGTGGTTTGTGCATTGGTGCCCTTTCAGTTCTGGCTGACTTTCTAGGAGCCATTGGGTCAGGCACTGGCATTCTGCTTGCAGTCACCATTATTTatcagtattttgaaatatttgtaaaagaacAGGCAGAAGTTGGAGGAGTAGGAGCGTTATTTTTCTAG
- the NUDT5 gene encoding ADP-sugar pyrophosphatase isoform X2: protein MAAETSTQVPKTAKQSVLKEEVIIERKWLKLEETTYTDAFGKTRTWETVKRVGRQKSVSADGVAVIAVLQRTLHYDCIVLVKQFRPPINGYCLEFPAGLIEENETAESAALRELEEETGYKGEVIECTPALCLDPGVSNSTTHIVSVTINGDDAVNTRPKQKLDDGGMSHSCAPGNRKNLWKLFHFQRTTYCRESMVRAF from the exons gtaatcatagaaagaaaatggttgAAGCTTGAGGAAACAACTTACACTGATGCCTTTGGTAAAACCAG AACTTGGGAAACCGTGAAGCGTGTTGGCAGGCAAAAGAGTGTTTCAGCTGATG GTGTGGCAGTGatagctgtgctgcagagaactCTCCACTATGACTGCATCGTCCTAGTGAAACAGTTCAGGCCTCCAATTAATGGCTACTGCTTGGAATTTCCTGCAG GCCTCATTGAGGAAAATGAGACTGCAGAAAGTGCTGCATTGCgagagctggaggaagaaacTGGCTACAAAGGGGAAGTCATTGAATGTACTCCAg CACTCTGCTTGGATCCAGGTGTGTCAAACAGCACAACACACATCGTGAGCGTTACCATCAATGGAGACGATGCCGTGAATACAAGACCCAAGCAAAAGCTTG atgaTGGAGGTATGTCACATAGCTGTGCTCCTGGTAACAGGAAG AATTTGTGGAAGTTATTTCACTTCCAAAGAACGACTTACTGCAGAGAATCGATGGTAAGAGCTTTCTGA
- the NUDT5 gene encoding ADP-sugar pyrophosphatase isoform X1 has translation MAAETSTQVPKTAKQSVLKEEVIIERKWLKLEETTYTDAFGKTRTWETVKRVGRQKSVSADGVAVIAVLQRTLHYDCIVLVKQFRPPINGYCLEFPAGLIEENETAESAALRELEEETGYKGEVIECTPALCLDPGVSNSTTHIVSVTINGDDAVNTRPKQKLGEFCTFRWKLLDENRRCLMELPTTISFSSILDDLDSVNKVFKSYPAAQRSRPMFIC, from the exons gtaatcatagaaagaaaatggttgAAGCTTGAGGAAACAACTTACACTGATGCCTTTGGTAAAACCAG AACTTGGGAAACCGTGAAGCGTGTTGGCAGGCAAAAGAGTGTTTCAGCTGATG GTGTGGCAGTGatagctgtgctgcagagaactCTCCACTATGACTGCATCGTCCTAGTGAAACAGTTCAGGCCTCCAATTAATGGCTACTGCTTGGAATTTCCTGCAG GCCTCATTGAGGAAAATGAGACTGCAGAAAGTGCTGCATTGCgagagctggaggaagaaacTGGCTACAAAGGGGAAGTCATTGAATGTACTCCAg CACTCTGCTTGGATCCAGGTGTGTCAAACAGCACAACACACATCGTGAGCGTTACCATCAATGGAGACGATGCCGTGAATACAAGACCCAAGCAAAAGCTTGGTGAGTTCTGTACATTTAGATGGAAACTCTTAGACGAGAACAGAAGGTGTTTAATGGAACTACCTACCACCATATCCTTCTCTTCCATCCTTGATGATTTAGACTCTGTAAATAAAGTCTTCAAATCAtaccctgcagcacagagaagcagacCCATGTTTATTTGCTAA